DNA from Candidatus Coatesbacteria bacterium:
ATCTCTTCGCCACCCGGACCGGCCTGAAAATCGAACTGCAGCTGCAACTGGCCAAGCGTATTCCACCGGGTTCCGGTCTGGGTGGGGGATCGTCCGACGCCGCGGCCACCCTGTTGGGTTTGAACACCTTTTTCGATGAACCCCTCGAACAGTGTGAATTGTACGAACTGGCCGCCCGCCTGGGTTCCGATGTGCCTTTCTTTCTCCAAGGCGGTGTGGCTCTGGCCACCGGGCGTGGTGAATTACTGGAAGCGCGACCGGCTCCGCCGGACCAGTATCTGGTCTTAGCGCTACCGCAAGCCGCCGTCTCGACGGCCTGGGCCTACATGCAGATCACCGCTGAGGATTTACGGCCCCTGGAGCGTGAAGCAATCGAGGGCTGGCTGACCGGCGGTCCGCGCCCCCGGAAGCTGCCCAACGCCTTTGCCCGGCCCGTCGGCGCCACCTTCCCTGTCATCGAGCGGAGCTTACAGCTGCTGCAACAAGCGGGGCTCGACGCCG
Protein-coding regions in this window:
- the ispE gene encoding 4-(cytidine 5'-diphospho)-2-C-methyl-D-erythritol kinase, translating into MQGLSLFCPAKINLGLAVLGRREDGFHDIETYLACIALGDTLFMAPAPEFSLRLSGAPGVPADRRNLVCRAADLFATRTGLKIELQLQLAKRIPPGSGLGGGSSDAAATLLGLNTFFDEPLEQCELYELAARLGSDVPFFLQGGVALATGRGELLEARPAPPDQYLVLALPQAAVSTAWAYMQITAEDLRPLEREAIEGWLTGGPRPRKLPNAFARPVGATFPVIERSLQLLQQAGLDAVSLTGSGAACFGLAADGDSAARIAREIESRGIAAVPTRIRDGGVTLKKA